A window of Rhododendron vialii isolate Sample 1 chromosome 11a, ASM3025357v1 genomic DNA:
TATTATTGTCAGGCGACCTGGTGGAGATAGGATTTATGGAGTTTTTGACTATCAACTCCCTGCTGCCCTAAGGAAGCTCCCGTTTGATCGTCATCTTTCATTGCAGAATGTAAGGAAAGTAGTGGCAGAAGCAGATGGATACCAACCTCATCTGATTGCACCTGAGCAAGGTTACCGACGCCTTATTGATGGGGCCCTGAATTATTTCAAAGGCCCAGCAGAAGCTTCAGTGGATGCTGTAAGATTATTTTATCTTCTTGTAACTACTGTAGTTTATGTTATGGGCTGCAGATGCGCTCCTTGTGAGCACAAGAGCACATTTCCTCTTGGAGGGCTAAGAAAATCTGTCTTTTGGCAATAGATTCCATTGAAACTGTTGTTTGGGAGAATAAGAAAAAGTGTACcgggtgttaatgaaccctgACACAGCCactattatttatattatgagaTAAGTTATCACAAAACTTTACTAAGCGATTAATAGTATTGATTGGGAGAATATGAAATATTGagaagtgtatagggtgttaatgaaccctaACACAACCACTGTTATTTATTTTATGAGATAAGTTATTACAAAAATATACCAAGCGATGTGTGACAAAGTCTAATAGTATTCTAACATAGACCATTTCTCAATGGGAAAGGAAACTACTTGCAATGTGCAAACAGTTGGAAATACAATTATTCTATTTTCCAAATGTTTGAAGCATAATTTGATTTTGAGAATCACAATGGtgttattattgttgttttcTGCAACTTGTTGAATACTGATCACAAACTATGTAGGCCTTGGTATTTATGTGAATAATATGGCATATAATGTAGTCGAAAAAGCTGCAGCCTGAAGGCATATCTACATTTTCCCAGTAATATGAAATATTAATATTATATTTCATAATTTGCTGGATTCTCACAGTGGTTGAGCCTATTTGGTATTGTAGGTCCACTTCATTTTGAAGGAGCTTGTGAGGAAGTCAATTGGAGAAACTCAGGTTTGATGTCATGGAACATTCCTGGTTTTTCCATACCATAAATGTTTGGCCATATTTTagttacattttgattttgcaatGCAGGAATTGAAAAGTTTCCCAACTCTTCAAGCAGACATAGCAGCCGCCGCCAATGAATCATTGGAGAGGTTTCGCGATGACAGTAAAAAGACGGTGTTGCGAATGGTGGACATGGAGTCCTCGTACTTGACTGTTGATTTCTTCCGCAGACTCCCCCAGGAAGTGGAGAAAGGAGGGAGTCCAACTGCGTCCTCTGTGGACCGATACACAGAGGGGAACCTACGGAGGATAGGATCAAATGTGTCCGCTTACATATTGATGGTGTCTCAGATGCTCAGGAATACCATTCCGAAAGCTGTGGTGTATTGTCAAGTTCGGGGGGCCAAGCAGTCTTTACTTGACCACTTCTATGCACAAGCTGGGAAAAAAGAGGTATTTAACCATCACTTCTGAAAAACCATCCCAGCCTTTCTGATTATACGGGCCCACAGTATCATTTATTTCCAGAAATCCATTCTTTTGTCCCAATACGATCTCAGCTGCGCAATCGTgcctcaatatatatatatgtgtatggaGATTTTCACCATATCCTGTTGTGGGTGGAAGTGCATTAGGACACAAGCTCGCTGTTTGGTCgcaattttcaaaatctctttTGTTGAGATATTATCACAACTGTCTGTAAACAAAAACACTTGCCTTCCTCATAGGTTTTCCTCTCTTAAGTGAAAGTGGGTTAGTTCTTCTACAAAAACTTTGCAAAAACTCTcagcaaaaactttttttatattttctagaATACGAATATAGAAAACAGATTCAGAAAATTGCGACGTAACGGGACCAATAGAGTTTTTGGGTTGAAAGATAACTGTCcaaaaaatcaccaaaataaTCACTCCTCTCCTGCCCCCTCTACGCACATTGTTTATTGGACAATGATTCAATTAATGCTTCTTTTACCAATGATGATCATTTGGCGATTAAAGTTTTCACTGTTGGATAGGGCTGGCAGCTTGCACAGCTACTTGATGAAAATCCGGTGTTAATGGAGAGGAGGCAGCAGTGTGATAGGAGGCTCGAATTGTACAAGTCTGCAAGGGATGAAATTGATTCTGTGTTGTGGGCTTGATGAATATGAATGCACCAAGTAGGAGATCCCCATGTTCATAATAGCAGCGGTTTTGTGCTACCTTCTAGTAAAGATACACGACTATTTGGATTATTGAGCTTATGCTTCCCTTTTAGCTTTCAATCAATAATTTTCACATTTGGATGTTGATATACTATCACAAAtaaatttcttcaaattttggcttGTTACGGCATGACATGATTATCAAAGGTGTGAAATGGGTGTATGATACAGTGACCTAAGAAGAGAAGGATATGAAATTAGACAAGACCGCTTTTAGACAATGGCCGTGCCTGGGTTAAGTTATCACAACATTTGAAGACTTAGGTCACAGTAGAAAGACTACAAAATATTCACATTCGGTATATACTTCCACTTTTCCATATGAACTGTGTCATAAATCTATTCACATCGAATACCAGTGTTTCATGCTCCGAAGTTGCGAGTTCTAAGTGAGTATCAACTAAAAGTATGAGACACATACTTATTTCATACTCCGAAGTTGCAAGTTCCCGTCATGAGTAAGACAGTCAACGTAATATAGTTAAAGGGTTCAATAACTTACTTCAGGAGAAATTTACTAGAATAAAACTTTTGAACTAAATAAACCTGAAACCTTAAGTTCTACATGGCATGGCAATtaacccaaggggttggcctagtaGTTAAGGCTTTAGAAACCTCTATGTGTTATCGATTCTTATAGTATAGGGTCTCTCCATATAGGACTTTGCCCCGGCTTCAATTGGACTCTCTGCTTGGGATTGCTTCCCCAGTATTAGTGGAGTGCGTGTAAGCTAGGCCACATGGAATGACATTTTTTACCGGCAATAACAACCAGAAATATAAGCCTGCAATGTCATTTTATTAGGGTATGATTCTTTCCCAGACATTACATCCAGAGTTGCAATTGGTGATCATGCCAAAACTCAATTTTATGCCATCATCCACCAAACAATGACAAGAATTCACAAGTACTTATTCAGTATTTAGAAGGATGCAAGAGCTCCCTGACAACATTATTCTCCGAAGTAGATCTCGGATTGTGTGCCCTACATTCTACTCGGCTTATATCTACAATGAATGTTTTAAGTTGAAGCTGGTGCTGCCAGCCTATGAAGCTCTTCCAAGGCTGCCCACAATTTCGGGTCCTCGTAGTTCTTGATAAGAAACGTGGGCTTTGCTTCCATCAGCAAATGTTCAGGGTTCCTCGTGATCAATCCAACAACAGGCATCCCAGCCGCGACCCCAGCTTTAATTCCAGAAACAGAGTCCTAAAGAAGCAACAAATTACTATCAACTATAGTAAGAATGAATAAATGCAAGAAAATCAGGGTCTGAAAGAAGTCAAGAACCGGGCCACTTGGCTCAGACGGTTGTATAATGTGCTTTTCGGTTGAACATTTATGGAGAAAAAGTTGACACCCATTGTAATGTGTTGGATCAATTAGTGTAGACTGTAGAATGGTAGATATCAAACatatatttaaaaaagaagaaagaaattgaACCTCAAACACAACAGTGTGATCCTTTGACACCTTGAGTATGTCTAGAGCCTTCAAGTAGGGATCTGGGAATGGTTTTGCATGCTCACAATCGTCCCCTAGAATAACAGCTTCAAAGAAATCGGAAAATCCGAGAGTTGAGATCATAAGTTCAGCATTTTCTTTAGGAGCATTAGTCACTGCAGCCCGTTTCAAACCATGATCTTCAACCCATTTCTTCAGTTTGTAAAGGCCTTGTATGGGCTTCAATTCTTCCTTTGCCAATCTGTTTCGTCcagaaaataaattactaagCTGAGATATttagaaaatggaaaatggaagagagtGGAATTTTACCTCCGGAACATATCTTCCTTATCAACGCAGAATTTTAGACCCTGTTCGAGATCATTAGGGAAGAGGAGCGCAGCAATGTCATCGTTATGCTTCCCAGCAATGTTCTCAACAAAAAATTGCTCACTAATAGGAACCCCACCATTGAAACCTATCTGTTAAAAACTCAAACCATTTGTCAAAAGATGAAGATGAATCCGTATCTCACTCCACCTGACAACTATAGAAAGTATTCAGttgtttttacacaaaataaaaaataaaaaattacggtTTTAATGAGCGCTCATCATTGGTTTATCAATGTAATAACATTCACATAACCATCCTGCGGTTTAATGAGATGGCTCGAAATAACAGCATCATTAatgttttccaaaaataaaatgaaggtAACTAAAACAATTTTTATCACTACCTCTTGAAGCATTTCACGGAAAGCAAGGTGGTGAATGGGGTCTGAATCACACAGAGTTCCATCAACGTCGAAAAGTACTGCCTCGAGAGGAGCAAGTCTAGCAAGAGAACAGGAACTGCTTATACAAAAACAAGACAATTATAGGTAAATCATTTCAAAATATTAAAGAATTCAACATTTGCCACGACTTTGTAGCTTACACATGTGACTGGCTAATCTGCCCCTCGGATCAGTACCAAAATTACAATAGGAGTGATTGATGGCTTTTCGAACCTGATTAGTTGGTGCATGAATGATGGAGTGTGTCACAACGAGAATAGTAATTCGAAAGGGAGTGCAAACTAGAGGTTGCAATTTTCTAgaggtggcaaattgaacccaaacctATTAATAAACCCAAATCCACctactagaaaatagacccaacacagcccatttattagttgggttagaatgggtccaacccatttaacccatttattaattgcgTCTTAATTGGGtaaacttaaatgacccaataaatCATGAAcataaccctaaaaaaaaaaccttcatctAATGATCACATCGAAATCCCCGATCTCCTCCCTCACTCTCGACCTCTCTCGCCACTGAATTgggatcttcttcttcttcttcttcttctcccctctctctctctctctctctctctctctcatctagaTCCGTGTTATGCAAAATAGCAGCAATAGAAATAGGGGCCCTAGAAAAATATAATCTCCTTCAAAAGCTTCGTAAATTAAGATGCAAATGCAGAAAAATTCGATATCGCAGTCATGGCATTGATGAGATCAGGCTTGAACACACCTATCAATCATTGGTCAgatacataatatatatatatatagacacacacacatttaATTAATTGTTCATGTATAATGGGGGATTGGAGAAACCCAAGCTCAATTGTCTTATTTTGTGACCACTGGAGGTTTGCTCGACCGTCAACTTCAAGttccgaaattagtcgagatgcgtgCAAGCTGATTCGGACATCAGattatcaaattaaaaaaaaaaaaagctcaattATCTTATTTGCGCAATCTAGAACATCAAGACTTTATTTCAGAATTCTCCAAATCAAATAACATATAGGGATACTATGATAATTTTTGTgtacatgggtattttagttgtTTAGATGTATAGGGGTAATATAGTCATTTCAATGTAGATAGGAATTTTAgtccttttaaaattttaatatatatgtaatgGGATTAATGGGttgtttttaaataaatggaTCGGGTCGGGTATGAGTCATTGGGCTCATAGCTAATGGGTTCTAAATAGGTCAATAACTTATTAAAGACCCAACTCACATACAATTTATCCAATTTGGCCCAGACCagtccatttgacacccctacaaTTTTCTAAGACATGGTTATGATCTCCATTCTACCAGAGATACGCCTTATATGTTTGATGTAACTTTGCACAAATGTTCTATTTTGCCCACCATTTCAGTTGATACTCAACATTATAAGGAAGCCAAAATGAAGTGGACCATTTCCCTGATTTCGAACTTCATAGATTAAAATAGAGTCT
This region includes:
- the LOC131307608 gene encoding haloacid dehalogenase-like hydrolase domain-containing protein Sgpp, which produces MTISSGENSVTSSCSLARLAPLEAVLFDVDGTLCDSDPIHHLAFREMLQEIGFNGGVPISEQFFVENIAGKHNDDIAALLFPNDLEQGLKFCVDKEDMFRRLAKEELKPIQGLYKLKKWVEDHGLKRAAVTNAPKENAELMISTLGFSDFFEAVILGDDCEHAKPFPDPYLKALDILKVSKDHTVVFEDSVSGIKAGVAAGMPVVGLITRNPEHLLMEAKPTFLIKNYEDPKLWAALEELHRLAAPAST